In Acetomicrobium thermoterrenum DSM 13490, one DNA window encodes the following:
- a CDS encoding branched-chain amino acid ABC transporter permease, with product MMSSRRNLILNILAVLCFGMFLWWAEGHLSGYQIQIMNLIAINTILALGLNLIYGFGGMFSLGHAGFMAIGAYTCALLILPPLQKEMIFILQPLRWPFSVLHAPFLVAVVLGGAMAAVFGILVGIPILRLGGDYLGIATLGFAEIVRVVANNIPSITNGALGLKGIPPYANIWWNYGFLLVVLYSMVRVVNSNYGNVLKAIRDDEMAAKAMGIDVFRYKIQVFAMGTFLAGIGGALQASFITTIDPRMYMFTMTFNVLMMVVAGGLGSITGTCIASAIITILLEWLRIVESPMDFGPVHIPGIPGMRMVIFSLALIFIILFRREGIMGMKELTWDAIFGRMGRAGKDE from the coding sequence ATGATGTCTTCCAGGAGAAACTTAATTTTAAATATTTTGGCGGTCCTCTGTTTCGGCATGTTTTTGTGGTGGGCGGAAGGCCACCTAAGCGGCTATCAAATTCAAATCATGAACTTGATAGCCATAAATACCATCTTGGCGTTGGGCCTTAATTTGATCTATGGCTTTGGCGGTATGTTTTCCTTGGGACACGCGGGGTTCATGGCCATTGGCGCTTATACCTGTGCACTTTTAATATTGCCTCCCTTGCAGAAGGAAATGATTTTCATACTTCAGCCTCTGAGATGGCCCTTTTCGGTGCTTCACGCTCCCTTTTTGGTTGCCGTCGTGTTGGGTGGAGCGATGGCCGCAGTCTTTGGAATATTGGTGGGAATTCCCATTTTAAGGCTCGGCGGAGATTATCTTGGCATAGCGACTTTAGGTTTTGCCGAGATAGTGAGGGTTGTTGCCAACAACATTCCGAGCATTACCAACGGAGCTCTTGGATTGAAGGGAATTCCTCCCTATGCCAATATATGGTGGAATTACGGTTTCCTCTTAGTAGTATTATACTCTATGGTTAGGGTAGTCAACAGTAATTACGGCAATGTCTTAAAGGCCATAAGGGACGACGAGATGGCAGCGAAGGCCATGGGAATTGACGTATTCAGATACAAGATTCAGGTCTTTGCAATGGGTACTTTTCTTGCCGGCATAGGAGGGGCATTGCAGGCCAGCTTCATCACGACCATTGACCCCAGGATGTACATGTTTACGATGACATTTAACGTTCTAATGATGGTTGTGGCCGGCGGTCTCGGTTCAATAACGGGAACATGCATAGCAAGCGCAATAATAACCATATTGTTGGAGTGGTTGAGGATAGTAGAAAGCCCCATGGACTTTGGGCCCGTACATATACCGGGAATTCCGGGCATGAGGATGGTCATCTTTTCCTTGGCGCTTATATTCATAATACTCTTCAGGCGAGAAGGCATAATGGGCATGAAAGAGTTAACTTGGGATGCGATATTTGGTCGTATGGGGAGGGCAGGAAAAGATGAATGA
- a CDS encoding ABC transporter ATP-binding protein has protein sequence MNDYIMRLEGMTMRFGGLTAVKDLSLNVPKDSIVGLIGPNGAGKTTVFNVITGFYKPTSGKVFFKDRDISGKQPHEVCSLGIARTFQNIRLFGNETVLQNVMIACNVRLPIRWWEPPLLLPSVFKKERTIKDKAMDLLCKVGLEDLADEAATSLPYGQQRRLEIARALATDPELLLLDEPAAGMNPRETHALMEFIKNIRDLFGLTIMLIEHDMRVVMGICEHIWVLDYGVLIAEGPPSFIQSDKKVIEAYLGEEYARYVNG, from the coding sequence ATGAATGATTATATTATGAGACTGGAAGGCATGACTATGCGATTTGGCGGCTTAACGGCCGTTAAAGACCTATCACTAAATGTGCCTAAAGACTCCATCGTAGGCCTTATAGGACCTAATGGGGCTGGAAAGACTACAGTTTTTAACGTAATAACGGGATTTTACAAGCCCACGTCGGGAAAAGTCTTTTTCAAGGACAGGGACATCTCGGGGAAACAACCTCATGAGGTATGTTCCTTAGGAATCGCGCGCACTTTTCAAAACATCAGGTTATTTGGAAATGAGACTGTGCTGCAAAACGTGATGATAGCATGTAATGTTAGACTGCCGATAAGGTGGTGGGAACCTCCTTTGCTCTTGCCCTCGGTTTTTAAGAAGGAGCGCACCATCAAGGATAAGGCCATGGATTTATTGTGCAAGGTTGGGCTCGAGGACTTGGCCGACGAAGCGGCAACCTCTCTCCCCTACGGTCAGCAGAGACGATTGGAGATAGCTCGCGCTCTTGCTACGGACCCCGAGCTGCTCCTTCTTGACGAGCCGGCTGCCGGCATGAATCCTAGAGAAACGCATGCATTGATGGAGTTTATCAAAAATATCAGAGATCTCTTCGGCTTGACCATCATGTTGATAGAACATGATATGCGCGTCGTTATGGGCATTTGCGAGCATATATGGGTTTTGGACTATGGTGTTCTTATAGCGGAAGGCCCTCCCTCTTTCATCCAATCCGACAAAAAGGTCATTGAAGCTTACCTTGGAGAGGAGTATGCTCGTTATGTTAACGGTTAA